ataacaattattttaaaatataaaaaataaagaaataacttGATTTAccagtttataaaataaaatatatttattcatttataaatatatacaaaataacgatctaaaaatatttaagaacacaaaataaaataaaaaattataattttatttttttattttataataatttttttaaaaataaaataaaataaaaatgaacttgaTTTACCTGATCCATGAGCTGCAGGTCAGGAAAGAAAGGGATGTTCTTCGCCCACTCCACAGCGCTAAAGAGCAAACGGGCGGCCAATTCACAGATATTCTCGATGCCCATTAGGTTGTTGGACTGCATGCACTGGGCTCCGTAGCGGGACGTGGGATACGGCTCGGCCCTTAGGAGCAGAGAGATGAAGCCTGAGAGATACGGCTGCCCATTGTATGGGTCACTCCCATTGCTCAGGTACTGTCCTGGACTGGACTGCGAGTTGGACATACGACCTCTTTGCACAGCTGAGGAAGAGAACATAAAAAGCAAAGAGCCGTTAGAAGTGGATATTGATGTGTTTACTTGCAAACACAACCAAATCCATCCAAGTCCCCATCTGCTTTTGTCTAAGCGACTGCAGTCATAGCATCTGTGAAACCCATCAGAGAGATGCCGACCCCTATGCTATCCATCAACGAGTAATGAGTGAGTGAACACTATGGGTGAAATGGTGTTTTTCACACTTCTTCAAACAAATGGTTCAGCCAGAGGCGAAGGGCAAAACAGAGGCCATTCCTGTAACGACGCAGCTCAGTGCCCATTTGGGAAACACCTGTTAACTATCCTGCTGTCTGGCCAATAACTCCATTTACTATAAACCAGAGGGAGCATGAAATGAACACAGAATGAAAaagagactgtgtgtgtgtgtaagagagacTGACAAAAACTGAGGAAAATGTTATTGCTCAGAGGTTTCATAGACATAATAGAGTTCAAAAGTGGCAACTTTATCTCAGTTGTTTCTCATAAATGACAGACCAGGACCTGAAGGtatcattattgttttattttaatcatttgaataaaatatatttagccaACGGCACATTTTAAGAATTTAGATGAACGGTAAGGGGGAGATGAGGTTAAAAGAATGACTAAAAAGAGGAAACTGTAGATATCAGATCCAGGCTGATTAACTAGCTGATATTTGAGATTGTCAGCATCAGCCCACCAATCAGATTAGGGCATCCAGTGATAGAACCGCCCACTAAGACAAACAATACAGTCACTCACTAACCTCTAGCTAGGAAATCACACAAGATCAACAATGAAGATAACAATAAAGATTAAACGGAAGGAACAAGTTGCACTCTCATTATGATATGAAATACAATCATGTTTCCTTTAGGAAGGAAGGAAGCAGTGGAGAAGCAGAATGATGAGGATTCAAAACCTTTTGTTATGGAATCTATAGCTACATAATGAATTCTTCAGTAAAGTAATTTATGACTGAAGCTTTTCCTATTCCTTGTTTTACACAGTTACTAagtgaaaattatgttttatgaatgtcatttgtgcacaaacaatagtacagttattttaagaatCAGtacaattattttgaaaaagtctcttctgctcaccaaggctgcatttatttgatcaaaaatacattaaaaaacattcaaattaaataatattaaaatatttcaaaatgtaatttatttctgatgcaacgctgaattttctgcatcattactccagtcttcagtgtcacatgatccttcagaaatcattctgatgtgctgatttgctgctcagaaaaatgatcagtgttgaaaacaattatgctgcttaatatttttggggaaaatgtttttttttttttttttcttttttttttggtattctctgataaatagaaagttaagaagaactgcatttatgtgaaaacttttgtaactttttctCACATTATTTCTCTTTGAATAACAGAACAGAATGGAAAATCAGGACTTAAAACTGCAAACAAGAGCTAACTCAGGCACTCTAGCAGCATATATTTCTTCAGAGCCTTGAGCTGCATTCTTATGAGGCTCTGATAAATCAGTAAGTGAACGCGCTTCACATTTGTCAGAGGATTAACACTTGACTCGCACTCAGAGGTCAAAAGTTACGGTAGCCAGACTTTCCTGTTCCTCGTTTGTTTTCACTGTTTGTCGTTCTTTCCTGAAACTGGTTATGATGGAGCTCCGGCATACCGAAAGACATGGAGGGTGGGGACAGGTGCACAATATTTGCTGAGTGAAAATGTGTGACATTGGGTGTTCAACAACACTTCTGCACAGCACTTAATCACTCAGGTGTGCAAATCCAATAAACCTTACTAacgtaattatttttaattagaaactGAATGAGGTGCATGGTTTCACAGAATATGGcactaaaaaaattaacagaaaacaattgtgaccctggaccacaaaaccagtcataagaatcaataaaaaaaaaggaatgctttccattaatgcatggtttgttaggataggacaatatttgaccaagatacatttatttgaaaatctggaatctgagggtgccaaaaaaaaaaaaaggtttgaaagttgtccaaatgaagttctcagcagtgcatatttctaatcaaaaattaagatttggtatatgtacggtaggaaatgtataaaatatctgcatggatcatgatctttacttaatatcctaatgatttttgacataaaagaaaaattgatcattttgacccattcagtgtattgttggctattgctacaaatatacctatgctacttaagactggttttgtggtccagggtcacaattgcaaaaatgCATTCTTGTATAATTTTACAGCATTCCTAAACTTGCATTttagtaattatattattagcagtgttattatagtattatatactattacaattttgaatactattttgaaataactttttattttcagttcaggttttataattttttctgatttttcgtttttaatagttatatttcactttaataaatttttcatttaatttttagtttaagtaattttagtacttgaaGTACGCCAAAGCAACCTTTCAAAGTTTATGGGTTTTTTtgtctatctttttttttttcccccattaaGGCTTGATTTGAAACGtatgttttacagttttagtttcagttaacaaTAACACTGATTATCAGTGATAACATTAGAGTAAAAGCACTGACTACGCTTTTTTTAGTTAgatgtagaaaaaaatattttttattgtgtctCAGTTTAAATCccttcaaaaaaagaaaatacctAGAGGTCTCAGACTTTTAAATACCACTGTGTCTGAAGAATCATAAGGCTTTACGTTACACAGCAAATCTGCTAGAAGGAAGAGTCACCTCTGCCGGAGGTCACCTGTTTAAACGGGTTGAACAGCAGGATTACCCAATCGACCAGGTGGCAGAGTGATATTTACCCAAACCCCGCAGAGAGCCGTCACATTTGGACTTTGCTATGATCCTgtctattattaatgtttacttTCCATTGACCTATATTTCACCCTGCACATGGGAAGTGACTGACTTATAGGTCATGGGATGAAGTCACAGCTTCAACACATTTCCAGAGACGCTCGGCAGAAGCGTCACGTGGCGGACATGCACCGTTTACTGCATCTGTAATACATGCTGCCAGCATTTAGTGACATTTTGACATCCTGGACCATTTTGCATgaaatcttattaaaaaaaatctttttggaTTACATAGTTCCCACCCCCAAATCATGGCTCAAGTCCCTCATTCAATATAAATCTATGAGATTTTGTATGCCAGCACTTTTGCATGTGAATGTCAGACTTCATTCAGTCCATTCTGGTCGTTTTCTAGCTCTGACAAAGGTCACGGCCTTGCACATGGAACATTCCAGCAGATGCACGTACTTGCAGAAGCCTGTGGAACTGACAAGGCAATCACACTGCTTTCTTTCAATCAGAGGCGCCCTTTGTCAGGCTGGAATGTCAGTCATGTCAAGAGAAGCCGTAAGGTGTAAAAACAGGTAGAGCGATCGAAGAAGAGGAGCGCTAGGAGGAAGACCATCTCTGTGAGTCTAAGACATGAACGCACTAGCTGAATCCTTCAGTCTTGAGTCTGGTATGACTTACATTTACACTCTTAGAAAGATTCTTTATTGGCGTTGAGGGTTCCATGAAGAATCTaaagttctttagattattaaaatgttcttcacaacAAGAACTGTTCATTCAAatctatggaaaaaaaaaaacttttggaacctttatttttaaaagtgtagatTCCAAacttattatttatgaattaagaattttcaaaatgttcccttgtgttcctcagaaaaaaaagggaGCATAtggatttgaaacaatattaggATGAGTGATGTTTCATCAAAATGACACACTTCGGGCTACTTTGAAGCTTCTACATGTGGAATCGGCCTGTAAAACCATCTATTTTTAATCGAGAAGGTCACATTCTGTTCATCTATGCTGTCTGAAATCTGCACTAAAAAGTATATGTGAGCATCTGTGTAACTGGCAGCGTGATTCTGCCCCATTCATTACCAAACGCACGTGATGAACTCGTAGGAGGAGAGAGTGGGATTTCTGAGCACTGCAGAAAACAAAGAACCTTACAGAGAAATGCGTTTGAGCTCATCTATAGCAAGCAAACCAtgcaaaagttcaaaagtttcaaGGCTACCAGTGATCTATACTATCAAAATCTGATATTTGAACCATTTTCTTGATCTGTTGAGTTCCAATTATCTATATCGCACAAGAACTAATGCACTTGACTAGTAAACTAGATCAACCTGTAATAACTAGGTGAACAGAATCTGATTTATGTCACATTCATACTACACTCATGTGAATCCCTGCATGCGCTGCCAAAAGAAGACCTTCTGGATATTTTATGTAAAGTACTGTACAATAAAACTTACACAAGGACCATAGTATGAACCAAGTGTTTGTTGGTTCAAACTATGTTATGACTGCAGATTATCTGTAATGGCTCAGTACAAGGTGCTTCTCTTTGCAAGTGACTGAATTGCATAATTCAGAGAAGAcatcatttatgaatgaaaagaAGCAGCGAGGCTGCGTGTGTTCCTGTCTATATCTGTTTTGTCTGTACAAATGCAAAACAACCTGAGTGAGGATAAAATGCAATACTGACTGATATTGAGTGAATGCATGCAGACAGGTAAAGCAGACCAATGTCTAGTCTTAAGTACACTGTTGAGGCGGCCGATGTTTTCacaaattcaaataaaagtgtaaaacaAAATGCAGTGTACACAAAGACTGCCATTCTGAATGATTTCAATGCGTTttagtttcaaataaattcatcTCACTATATGGGGCAATATGCTATTAATCAgccttttctttaaaaatgtaaactcatTCAATTACGACAGACAAAACAAGTcattaaacaaattataattaatacattatataaatgcaaaaacaatgtTGGAATTAAACAATAAACCATTGAGTAACTGGATTTTTAAAACTTATGACTACTATTCCTTTGTGACATCTAAACCCGGTCTCCACTATGCTTTGGAAAACTAGATGTTGATAGTGTTCTAATTCAACAGGCAATTACGGATGATTGGAAAATCCctgaaatacaatacaataaggACTGAGTCAGAGGTTAGTGTCTACTTTGACAGAAATGCAATATTATATAAGTGGCTACAGAATAGGGGCCATATTCATCATTGAAACTGTCTACTAACATGAAGCTCATTAAAGGTCAACAGACTAGAGAATGAaggttttctcatttttttcagtCTGAAAACATGACTAAATGAATTTACCCTGCAGTCATTTTCATAACCCAAATGAATGAGGAATTTGGATAACAGCTTATCCACTgccataaatttaaaaaaagaactgtttaaacttaatttgaaaTGGACCATTTCTGAAGATGAATTCTCAAAATTATTATGCCACAAATGAGTATTTAAACTCCAGTTATCTCATCTTAATCTGCGAACAAGGAAACTTCTTATTTCATTTGTAGTATATGTTGCTGTTGAATGTTATTTGAGCAATTAAAAAGCAAATTAGAGAGATTAGTCAAATTcccaattatattttaaagcaagACAATTATTAAATAGCTACATtattaaaactgagattttatacaaagaaactgaaagaaaaaaacaactcttTCCATCACTATACtcataaaataagcatttattaatggTTCTTATATTAATCACCCTTACGAAGAACTATTTGTTTTTAGGATTCATTGACATTTAGTTCttggaaaataaagaaaagtttTGACGTTACAAAGAAGTTGAGAAACTTTGCCCTCAAACCCCTTTATGGTTCTAGGTGAAACCTTTGGTTGACAGTAATACAGCCATTACACAATAATGTTTGTCTTATCTGTACAACTTTCGGCACAGTTTTGATGAGTTTTGAAAGTTTCAAATTTCTTTCCTGGTAATAAGGTAAAACAAAGTGTGAAGTCATCGCCACTTTGATTTTACAAGCAgcaattatgcataatttcTACATTCTAGTGGGAATTCTAGgctactattaaaaaaataatagtatgtGTACAATAAGgtagaatacaaaaaaaaaaaaaaaaatcaaaagtaacCATAATTTCCACTAAAATATAGTTAAAACACTTGTTAACAAAAACACTTTGGTAACATGATATCTGTCACCTCAAACATCATCTCAGAACAATTACAGAAGTATTCTGCTTGAAAGAGATTCCTAATTGATTTGAAGTCAATATGTTTTAGTTGTAACAATAATTGTAGCAACTATGTAAAAGTTCAAAGTTCCAAATAGAACCAGAATTCCATGGTAATGGTTCTTTTTTTAGCTGGAAAACCGCCTACTGGAATTTTAATGAACCCAGAGAACAAAACTTAAATCAAAAATCTTAAACCTTTAATGTCAGaacttttttaatcttaaaagaACCCTATAGCAACTCAACAATCTTATAAAACCAAAGAACCACTGATTaaccatattttttaaacaccGTGGTTTGGATTGAAATAACATCTCAAatctttttacatttctgaCCAGGTTTATCCTACtacaggatttaaaaaaaaaatgtgttcgtGTAGTGCATGCAGCAGTTAAAACACTGTAAGATCTTACCCTCTCTCCTCATTCCGACTTTCAAGCACTTCTTCAGTCGGCAGTACTGGCATTGGTTCCGATGGTGCTGGTCGATGGGACAATCGCGGTTCCCCCGGCAGGTGTAACTGAGGTTCCGTCTGACCGAGCGCTTGAAGAAGCTCTTGCAGCCCTCGCAGGTAAATTGGCCGTAGTGTTTGCCGCTGGACTTGTCCCCGCACACCATGCAGTCCACATTGGGAATTTTGTCCCCGGAGAGCGCGTCGTTGCCCGGGGTAGAACCTGAGGGAGTTCCCGGTGTCCCGCCGGGCTCCTGACTGCACATTTGCAGCTGGGACCCGGGATCAGCCGAAATGTTCTCTTGCCACTGATTTACTACCATTGCCATGCTATCCCGCAACACGTTCTGTGGTGACGACCGATACAATGCGACTCCTTTCAAGCGGGCAGGAGAGTTCAAACGATCCTGAATAAGGAGAAGATCTAGACGAGGCGCGCAGCGCTTCCCACCTTGAGATCTTGATACTGCGAAACTTTACTTCTCTACTCAGAAGAGGTCTTGGAatatttacaaagtaaacacgAAGGTGGCATAATTATTGTGAGAGAAATCCCAAAAACATGTTCATCTTGAAGTTTCAGAAGCTCCGAATATTGTCTATTTTGAGTGAGAATGTCCGAGCGAACACGAGAAGACCATCCGTTTGAAACTTAACAATCTTCTCGAAATCCCACGTGTGAAGTTTTGCTTTAAATGTAAGATGAATCGCAATcgtaatgtattattattacgcACTTAAAGGGAAAGACAAAATAAAGAGCGCTTTCCAATCATCACACTGATGCGATACCAAATCGTAGGCTGATCTCCGTCCAAACAAGAGCGTACGCGAAAtattattaggaaaaaaaaacatgtaaataaaataaaattgcataaaCGCTAACAATTCTTTCCGCGTGGCACAGTTCTTTGCGCCAGAAAAGTTCCTAAATAATCCGTCAAAACTTGTCGGTTCTGTTTACAAGAGGAGATTCAGCGTGTTTCACTCGCCAGCTGTCCGACTCATCTCTGAGAACCGTAGTTAAGAATTCGGTGAAAGTGACACTAAACAGCCGTGGTTACCGGAGCTCCGCCCACAGCATTGCATATAAGGATATAGTGACCATATTAGTATATGACGCCTTCGCAGGGGGCGGGGTTTAGATACGCTGAGCTTCTCAACTGGGCAGTGGAGGTGCtagaaaaaaagtctttgtCCAATTGGACAAAGGCGCTGCTCTTGCACAATTAATGTGAATTGTTTAACAATCTCAAGCAGAGAGAATCTCAAGAGATCTTGAGAAGAGACATTAAcactgattattttttattttttatcattatttaccaGCCTACTATAAGAGGCAAATGTAAATTCTTCAGTTTTAATCTGTAACCTAACACTTCATAATGTTCTGTTCTagaataaatgatttaatgctTCATACAGAGACTGTTTTTTAACTACTGCACATTAAAAACTTCTGACACATATTTGCTCTAATCAGAGAAGTTAGTTCTCAAAATACAAATAGGAGTTTGCattgaaacatttttgtcataaaagactTTAGATCTGAATCCAATACATAAACTTGATTTGTGCACCTAATTACTATAGtacaaagtaaataaacaaaactaaatgtcTATTGATGTGTACTTTGTAATTATAGTGATAGAAAATGATGGGATCTGCATGTTAGTTACCTTGTTTTTATTAGTGCGTCGTGGAGGTGTTAGAGTTCACACCATATGACAAAGGCTCCTTGCAGGAGTCTTCACTTCTGTTAGTTTAGTCTATAATGAGCATATTGGGAAGCTGTTAATGCACAAAAGGCCACAGTGTAAATTACAGTGACATGCACTGGGTTTTACCATTACACCTAAAAGCTGTGAGGAAGCGTAGAAGTTAAAGGCACTGAACTAACTAACTGACATCAGAACTATTTAAAGCCTTGTTTGCAtgcaaattaaaattgtaaataattcaaatttacTTCAACAAGAATTTATTGGgggttttctttaaaataatttgtgcaTATTCATGCAGTAAATGATTACTTAATTTattgcagatttattttttaattatttttgactGCTTAACGAAAATGCAACCTTTTAAAGCTTCGCTCTAGGTTTTTGTAATGTTTCCAACTAGTTTTAGACAGAGAAGGTTAAAAAAAACGTTTGCAAACACTTCTTTTACTACATCATGGAAAAGTTATGAAACTACATGtgttacatagaaaaaaaacccaCTTTTGTTTACTTCTTACATACCATTTGCACTGAGACAAGTAATTACGATACACAAATTACTAATACTgtggaaaataaattatgacGGCAACTTAAATGTTAAAAGTATTATGCAACAAGCactaaattagatttttttttttttaaatatttctattaaagaGCACCCCAGTTCCACAgaaatgcattaatattttcCCATCTCCGTCACAGTGGGAAATTTCCCTCAGTGAGTACGTGCACTATTCCATTAAACCAGTTTAAACAGTTATGCCTCCCTCTCTATCCAACATTACATGCTAAGTAAACACTCATCTTTGTGTTGATGCCTTAGCAAAACAATAGCAATAAAACAATCATAACACTGCCAGCATTATTTACAATGagttaaaacatgtttaaatatgAAGCATATAGCAAATAAAtggaaatgaaagaaaataaattatttacatactcaCAAAACATATGGTCCCCAATTAGGCAGCATGCAAAGAAAAGAACTTGATGTTATTGTTGTCCCTGTTTAGCACAGCACTTCTAGCGCTAGAGGCCATAAAGTTGGCCTTTAGCTTAGCTTAATTGTTGTCACATGTAACCCTACCTGTCCTCCAATTAGCCTTTTGACTGGCTATTAGATCATTCTGTGGCATAGTGACCAAGGGCATTATTTGGTGATTATGTGTAATTCTATACAGTGATGgcatttaaaatgtctaaattaaattaagtttgttttttaatatcattaaattaaaggttcatattatttactcactctcatgttgttccaaacccccgtatactgttgttttttccgtgaaacacaaaaggaggatttttgaaggatcatcaTGCAGCTATTTTCCATATAAGGCAGTTTATAGCCTGTCAAGCTTCAAGAAgacaaaaaacaacagaaacataGTCCAAATTGTGTGCGGATTGACTTGTGTCTTCAGTTGCTATATACAACAAAAGTTAAAAACACAATATGATATATCACAACACAAGCGAGAACCTGAATTTGaatgtgaataaaaaacagCATACAGGTTTAGAGCATATCTGAATCTGCATAAACTGCCACTCTTTTATTAAGTGGAGCTATATCAGATTGTATTTTCATCACCAGAACAAACATGCATATGTCAGATGCATCTCTGGCTCTGATTGATTGTCATGATAAATGCACAGGGAGCTCATGCCTAGTATGAGGTGACTGATGACTGCAGCAACTGGCACAGTGACTCCCAGATTGAGGTCAGGGAGTAAACACGTCCACATAGCATGGCCTAGGAAATGCAAAGGCCACTGGTTTGCAGGTTAATTTATGGAAGCTTTGACAGTTTGTGACCCATGATTCAGTGCCCCGTTTCTGACGTGAAAGACAAGCCAGTCCAAAAATGTACCAGTAAACAATCACTTAGGTAACCTGAGTGTGAAGCAAAATATGGCCTGGAAGGTCCAACTTTCTGGATGTCCAGGATCTGTTTGAAAGGACAAAGCTAAAGTTAGAGTGAATGATCAGATGCCATTTTTTCACCTCTTCACAGACCAAATAAAAGCTAAGaacataaacttttaaacttgGAAATgagaaacttttaaaaacacttttaaaatgtaaattatatatatatatatatatgcacattctataaaaaagcacaataagcATCAGCTCAGAAAAAGTGTTAAATTATTTCTCTGCTGTatttaaacttaacattttCAACAATCAAGTGATATAAAGGCATTGtctacatatacacatatatactaccagtcaaaagtttttgaacagtgagatttttaatgtttttttaagtcttttctgctcatcaagcctgaatttatttgatccaaggtacagcaaaacagtacaattttgaattttttttactatttaaaataacaaataaaaatattttaaaatgtaatttattcctgtgattttaaagcttaatttttagcatcattactccagttacatgatccttcagaaatcattctaatactctgattttctgctcaaaaaacatttattattattattatgttaaaaacagccgagcagatttttttcaggtttctttgatgaatagaaagatcataagaacagcatttatctgaaatagaattttttttgtaacatcatcatcacttttgatcaatttaaagcatctaataaaaagtaaaagtattattttctagaatttctttctcaaaaaaaaaaaaaaaaaaaaaaaaaaaatatatatatatatatatatatgttacaaaagctttttaattcaaataaattctgatctttggatctttccattcatcaatgaatcctgaaaaaaaaaaagtactcaactgttttgtatactactactacttctactGCTACTAacaataatgtttcttgaacagcaaataatgtttctgaaggatcatgtgacactgaagactggagtaatgatgctgaaaatgtagctttgatcacaggaataaattacatttcaatatatattcaaatagaaagcagttattttaaacagtagaaatatttaacaagtttactgtttttgctttactttggatcaaatacatgcaggcttggtgtgcagaagggacttctttaaaaagcattaaaaatcttactgttcaaaaacttttgactggtagtttatataataaaaaagctcAATAAATTGGTAGTTGTCTATTAAAGTATGAAacaattatctttaaaaaaagtcaatttataATATCACACTCTTATAAGGACAGATTTACATTTTGGATGCATGCTTTTACATTTGTGCTTCATATTGTGGTTTGTTCGGACAGTGTGCTCTTTCCTCTGTCCGATTAGACTTGATTAAGAGGTTAGACGTTGTGAAGCATGGCGTCTTTAACTGAGATTTATCTGTTCCTGTACTGACCTCTATGGGGTTGCCTGCCCTCACCCCAATGTCCTCTagatttatttggttatttgttTATCTATTCTGAGGAGTCTTGCATTTCTCCCTAatattttttcctgtttatgCATCCAAGTCTCATTTTTCACAGCGGTAGCAATATGAAGCTCTTGCCATGTGCTGATACAGTCAAAATACGGGTAAAGGCGCTGATGACCCTCATGACCTGGACACCCGCCCGAAGCTCAACCCACAACGTTCTGCATT
The sequence above is drawn from the Labeo rohita strain BAU-BD-2019 chromosome 16, IGBB_LRoh.1.0, whole genome shotgun sequence genome and encodes:
- the nr2f5 gene encoding nuclear receptor subfamily 2 group F member 5 yields the protein MAMVVNQWQENISADPGSQLQMCSQEPGGTPGTPSGSTPGNDALSGDKIPNVDCMVCGDKSSGKHYGQFTCEGCKSFFKRSVRRNLSYTCRGNRDCPIDQHHRNQCQYCRLKKCLKVGMRREAVQRGRMSNSQSSPGQYLSNGSDPYNGQPYLSGFISLLLRAEPYPTSRYGAQCMQSNNLMGIENICELAARLLFSAVEWAKNIPFFPDLQLMDQVALLRMSWSELFVLNAAQCSMPLHVAPLLAAAGLHASPMSAERVVAFMDHIRVFQEQVEKLKALQVDTAEYSCLKSIVLFTSDAMGLSDVAHVESIQEKSQCALEEYVRNQYPNQPNRFGRLLLRLPSLRIVSSPVIEQLFFVRLVGKTPIETLLRDMLLSGSSYNWPYMPVQRDRPISLHYNENGP